The Sphaerochaeta globosa str. Buddy region AAGCAGAGAGGCGGATTGGGTCCTGTATACCCAAGCTGGTCCAGAGATCGCTGTAGCCTCAACAAAAGCGTTTACAACGCAGTTGCTGAGTCTCTTTACCATCGCTGCATTGGTTGCCAAGCAAGAACGATCTGCTTTGCTGGAGGCTTTGGAACTGTTGCCGGGAAAAACGCAATTGCTCATCGACAGACAAGAGGACATACAACGATTCGCATCCAGCCAGTTCAACAAGACAAAAGTATTCTTTATGGGTCGGCTTGTCGATTTTGCGATCAGCCTGGAAAGTGCATTGAAGCTCAAGGAAATCAGCTATACCCATAGTGAAGCGTTTGCAGCTGGTGAACTGAAGCACGGGCCGATTGCTCTGGTGGATACGTCAACCTTGGTGGTTGCATTGTGCACCCAGCCATCCTTGTATGCAAAGATGGATTCCAACATCAAGGAAGTGAAAGCCAGAGGCGCAGCAGCTTTGGTTATTACCTTCGAGGATGTTCATACGTTTGATGATACGGCCGATGCCATTTTCAGGCTTCCGCAGACCCATCCGTTGTTCAGTCCGATCCTCAGTGTGATTGTCAGCCAGCTGTACGCATACTATTGTGCAGTGCTCAAGGGCAACGATCCCGACAAGCCGAGAAACCTGGCCAAGTCTGTTACTGTTGAATAACCAAGAGAATTCCAGACAGTATTGTTTGGAAAGGTTTCTAGTTAACAGAATATATATTATACACAGATTATAATGAATCCGATTTTTAAGAGAGTAGGTACCCTATTGGGCTTAATCGAGTTGTAATACTCCCAAATATGCCAAATTTGTCCAATAGATATTGGAGAAAGAACCTTCAGTTACCGTTATGGCAGCAAAAATATGACAATATAACTCGTTCGAAGGATTTTTAGAATAGAAGTAATCAGGAAAAGACCCTTTTTCACTATACGGTACATCGTTGCGAAATTGGGTTCCGTCATATCTACGAAGTATTCCATCATCTATATGACTGACAAATTTTGCGTTATCAAAAGCAAGGGTAAACTGAACATGCGTAGCATCAACATCTGATTTTGTGATGGTGAATGTGTCTTCGGGACTGGTATGATCGACTGCTGTGGCATGGTACAAAGGCGCGGCATAATCGTTTAATCGATTGGTATCTGAAAATTGAAAGAGTGCATATGAATTATCACTTAAGGTAAGTACAGCTGGATCTGATTCGGAGAAAGGATCGATGGTACGCCCGTTTGGTCTTCTTACATATGTTTCATTGAATTTGGAAATAATACTACCGGAAGCAGATAAGGTTGATGAATCACTGACAACATATCCAAGCCAAAGGGAGGGTCCAGTATCATCCTCGATGAGAGCTATATTGTTAAAACTGTCATTTGTTACTCTATACGTACCAGATAGGGTTGTCGGGGTATCATTTTCATTAGTATCGATGTATGAATCAATATAAAAAATTACTGCAATCCCACAACCAACCAGCACCAGCACAAGAAAAAAGACAGACACCAATCGAAGAATGTGTATTCTCATCTTCATGGCATCTGTCTCCTCTCTTCACGGTGGGTTCTAGTCTACCCTACCCCGTTTGCTTATAAAAGTGCAAGTCTATTGGTTGCAATCTTGGCAAACTCCGAAGTTGGGAATTGGTCAGCAAGCTGCTGGAATGTTGCTTTAGCAAGATCGGTATTACCGCTCTTTTCCTGCAGACGAGCTTGTCCGAACAAGGCTTTCGGAGCTTCGGCAGCAGTCAAACCAAATTCATCAATGACTTTGGTATAGTATTCAAGTGCCAAGGAGTCATTGCCCAGCTCTTCAGCACTTACAGCGGCATTGTTCAATGCCAAGGATGCAAGATAAATCTTTCCTGCATTCGTGTAAGTGGAGACAAAGCTATCAAGAGCTTTTTGATACTCCTCTTTTTCAAAAGCTACCATACCAACCAAGTATTGAGCCTTAAGACTGGGATAGTTTTTGCCTTTGGAGGCCAAGTCATTCAAACCAGCGACGAGTTCATCGTACTTTGCCTGATAACCCTCATCCTCAGAGCCCATGGTCAGTAGTTCAGAATAGGATGTTTCCAGCAAATCAATCGAGTTGAATTGCGTCTGCAACGTCTTCTGATTGACCGAAGTAACGATTCCCAGTACTACCAGACCGATAACAACAACTGCCAAAACAATAATGGCAATTTTCTTGTTACGAGCTAGAAAGCTATTCAATGATCCTTCGATTTTTTCAGTCAAAGTAATTTCAGCTGAATCCTTTTTGTTTTTACTCATGGTTCTTCTCCGTTATCAAGGGTATAAAACACAGGCGGCAATGTGCCGCCTGGTATGGTGGAACACAACCTTAGTTGTCTTCCCTGTCCTCATCCTTGTAACGCATCATGTCTGCAAGGGAGAAGGTATCGCTGTCATTATCCTCATGGATGTATTTTGCAATCTCAGACTGCTGAGAACGCTTGACCATCTCCTTGACGGAGAGAGAAAGCTTCTGAGTAGTGGGGTTGCATTCTACAACCATAGCAGTGATAGGCTCACCAACTACGAACTTCTTGAGGATCTCATCGGTATACTCTTCATCCGGTCCAACCAAGTTGTACTTGCTGATCAGGCCTTCAATGTCGCCAATGACCTTTACGAAAACGCCAAAGTCAGTCACGTTGGTGATAACACCGCTGATGGTGCTGAACTTCGGATAGTCGTGGCGAAGAGTCTGCCAAGGATTGCCCTCAAGCTGCTTTACGCCAAGGCGGATTCTGCGGTTTTCGGGTTCGACGCGGATGACTACGACTTCAATCACATCACCTTCTGCACAGAAAGAAGCCATGTTCTTGACCTTTTTGGTCCAGGAAATGTCATCAATGTGCAAGAAACCGTCAATCCCTTCCTCGAGGTTGACGAATGCACCGCTATTGGTGATCTTCACAACCGGCTTGGAGAGTGTCATTCCGACAGGGTAACGATCAACAATGGTATCCCATGGGTTTTCCTCAAGCTGCTTAAGGCCGAGGGAAACACGCTTCTTATCCAAGTCATAGCCAAGAACCTTTGCTTCGACAACATCACCTACATCCAGGACTTCCTTGGGGTTGTTGACCCTCTTGGTCCAAGACAGCTCGGAAATGTGGGCAAGACCCTCGATACCAGGCTCAATCTCAATGAAAGCACCAAAGGTGGTAATCTTGGTTACCGGAGCCTTGATGGTATCACCGACATTGTACTTCTGCTCGAAGGTTGTCCAGGGATCTTCCTGCATGTGCTTCAGCGAAAGATTAATCTTCTGTGTCTCAGGATCGATATTGATGAGTCTGAGCTGTACAACCTGACCCTTCTTTACAAAATCCTTGGGACGGGTGACATGGCCCCAGCTCATGTCGTTGATATGCAACAGTCCGTCAAAACCACCAAGGTCGATGAAAGCTCCGAAGGAGGTAAATGATTTGACCACACCTTCGACAACGTCACCGATCTGTACGGTTGAGAAGAACTTTTCTTTATTTTCCTTAATTTTCTGGTCAAGATACTCACGTCTATTTACCACGCTCTTGAGCTTGGTACCGCCGTGGAACTTGTCAATGATGAAGTAATCTGTTACTCCGATCAATGTCTCAGGTTCCTCGACACGAACAACGTCAGCCTTGGAGAGGGGGCAGAACCCCTTGTACTCGCCTCCGAGATCAACCTCGAAGCCACCCTTGATTACTTTCTCAAATTTGCCCAAAATCGGAGACCGGTTTTCAGACGCAGCCTTCAATTCATCAGTGCGTTCCTTGAAATCGGCGCGCTTCTTGGAAACGACGATCTGGCCGCCCTTCCCTTCCTTATTGATGATGACGACTTTTACTTCTTCACCAACTTCGGGAATAGATGCGAATTCATCACGAGAGATTCTTCCCTCGCTCTTGTAACCGACATCCACGAATACATACTCGTTGTTTACCTGGACAACAGTACCGGCCACGAGCTGACCGTCTTCGATTCCATCAAGAGATTTAAGATACTCCTCCTGCAGCATATCCTGCATTTTGGTCTTCTTTTCATCCATTTCTTGTTCTTCAGCCACTTGATTTCTCCTGATCCTAAATTTACCTATTTACTCGCCTTTAAGCGTAAAAATAGCAGATAACACTTTCTCACAAACTTGCCCCATAGTCAAGTACGAGGTATCGATATAGAGAGCCCCTTGGGCCACTTGCAGAGCCCCTACAGGCTTTGTTCTATCGATATGATCTCGTTCTATGATCTCTCTGAGCACTGATTCATAATCTTGGCCTTCGGGATGCTGTTTGTACCTTCGTTCGGCCCGTACTTCAGGCTTGGCATCGAAATAGCACTTGAGTTCTGCATCAGGAAACACAACCGTAGTAATGTCTCTTCCCTCGACCACGACATCAATATCCTTGGAAATTCTTCTAAGCTGTTCATTCACAAACTCTCGCAAAGGAGGGTATGCAGAAACTTTTGCAACATATCGATCAACATCCCTGGTATGCAATTGGTCCTCGATATTTTTGCCATCGACACAGATGTGTCCCTCATCAACGGTAAGGACATAGTGTTTGGCGGTTTGGAGCACTGAGGGAAAATCCATGGGATCCTTTCCCTCTTGCACATGCAGGTATGTATAGGCCCTATAAAAAGAGCCCGAGTTCAGATAATAAAAATTGCACTCTTGCGCAATCATTTTGGCAATGGTGCTCTTGCCTACCCCTGCAGGTCCGTCTATCGCCACTACCATGTGACTTTTCTCTTTTTGACCGGTTCTGTTTCACCTTTCAGCATCGCTTCAATCTCGGAGGAGAAAAGTGCACGATATTGCCCGGGTTGCATTTCCCCAAGTTCAATGCAGCCGATTCTCATGCGTACGAGCTGCTTTACATCATACCCGTAGTAACTGAAGATTTTTCGAATCTCTCGGTTCTTTCCCTCAGTAAGGATAATTCTTACCCACTTCTTGGAAAGAATTTCAAAACGCTTGATACGATATGGCTGGGGGATATCGATATAAATGCCCTTCAGAGCCTCTTCAAGGTCTTCCCTTCTTACTTCGGTGGAGCAACTGACCAAGTACTCTTTTTCAATCTCACGTGATGGATGCATTATCTTCTGGGCAACATCGCCGTCATTCGTATACAGAATGAGACCACTGGATTCCTTATCGAGTCGACCGATATGAAAGAGCAGATTCTTGTCGGCAATATCGATGAGATCGCGGGCATAGAGTTTCTCATTGGGATCGTAGTTTGTGCAGACATACCCACGTGGTTTGTACAAGGCGTAGTAATACGTCCTATCGGCGGGTTCTATGAGCTGGTCATCGACCATGACCACATCTTCCTCATTGACCTTGGTGCCAAGTTCGGTCACACGCTTTGTGTTGATTGTGACTCTTCCTGCTGTGATCAGGGTCTCGCAGAACCGGCGTGAACCACAGCCACTTTTAGCCATATAGGCTTGTAGGCGGATCGGATATTCTAGTTTCATACTTCTTCAGTCTCCTGTGTCGTCTCCGTTTCAAACCGCAAACGGTCAATATCCGAAAGCTTGGGTAGAGCGCTTATGCTGCTCAGGTTGAATTCGAAGAGGAATTTTCTTGACGTTCCATACAAACAGGGATGGCCTGGAACGTCCTTTCGGCCAACCACTTTGATATACTCCCGTTCCCTCAGCAGCCGGATGATTGTGTCACTGGCAACCCCACGGATATTGTCGATCTCCCTACGGGTGATCGGTTGGCTGTAGGCAACAATGGAGAGGGTTTCCAGAGCCGCACGGGAAAGGCGCCTATCGACACGCTTGCCGTAACAGGAACGCAAGTTATCGTGTAAATCGGAAGACGGAAGAAAGTGATAGGAACCTTGGCTCTCAACAAGATCGAGCCCATGGAGAAAGAGTGCATAATGCTCTTTGACTTCCGACAAAGCAGCCGTAGCTGTCTCTTGCGAGAAGGAGGTCATTTTCATCAACTTTTCCAAGCTCACTGGTTCATTCTCCAAAAAGAGAATAACTTCCACTAAACGGGCCTCTGTACTCAAGAGGGGGCCTTGCTGCAGCATTTCATTGCCGGCTTGCCTCTTCTTATCCACTACCAATGCTCCTATTCTTCATCGTCGAGATTGATTTGCTCAACCTCACTTTCATCATCATATAGAAAAACGCGACCGTCGTCAGTAGTTGTACATGAAGAATCTGCATCTTGCTGAGAATCTTCTGCAAAAAACTCCAGTTCTTCCTCTTCGGTTATGGGAAGATCAGTAAGAACCTCTAATTCTTGGTCCGCATCCCCATCATACAGCTGGTCATAATCAAGTGCGAAAGCCTCATCCCGTCGTCGAATAAGTATAGGGCCGAAGGGCTCTGTCTGCACCAACATAATCATGCGAAGCTTGCACGCATCAAGAATTGCCATAAAGGAACAAATTATGTGGAGTGCAACATCCAGGTGAATGATAATATCCTCGATGCTGATGTACTCCTTGGTTTCAAACAATTCCTGCATCAAGGCAATTTTCTCATTGACGGTAACAGACTCATACACATTGAACACCTTATTCGGTGTTATGGTAGTCATCAAACGGGAAAATGTTGCAAGAAGATCCTGCAAGGAAACCTCGGAAAACAGTTCTTCATCGCCAAAAGGTAAACGGAATTGAGAACTCTTGCGACTGATGAACAACTCTGAGGAACCTGACGTATTCGTGAGTAATTCGGTATATTTCCTGAACTTTTGATACTCCAACAGCCGTTCTACCAGTTCCTGTCTTGGATCCTGATACTCCTCATCGAACTCAAGATCGACGGGGAGCAACATTCTGCTCTTGATATAGAGAAGATCTGCAGCCATTTTGTAAAATTGCGTAAGATCAGCAAGTTCCGTAAATTTCTCATTTTTTATGTAAGCAAGGAATTGTTCGGTGATATCACTGATGGGGATATCGTAGATGTTGATTTCGCTCTTTTGAATCAAAAAAAGAAGAAGGTCCAGCGGACCATCAAAAATGGGAGTATGAAACGTCTTCCCACTCCCTTGTATCTCTTTTTCATTCTCTTGATTCTGCACTGTGATCACCCTTTGAACGAGTATACCCAAGCAGAGACACATTGACAAGGAAGCGTTCTTGACGAACGCTTCCTTCAACCTTCCTTACTCTAGAGCGGCTGCCTCTTTTTTTGCTTCTCTGTCTTTCTTGGACTCTCGTACCTTTTTAGGGAACATGAGAGCTCTCAACTTTACATCCAAGTCGGCAACAACATCCGGATTATCCTTGAGGAAGTCCAAAGTCTTATCCCTGCCCTGCCCGATTTTCTCTCCATTGAAAGAGTACCAGGAGCCACTTTTTTCAAGCATCTCGTATTTGAGCGCAGCATCCAGAACACTTGCGACGTAGCTGATACCCTCACCGAACAACAAATCCAATTCAACTTTCTTGAATGGGGGGGATACCTTGTTCTTCACAACCTTGATGCGAACGCGGTTGCCGATAATATCATCAGCACCCTTGCTCAGCGATTCAATCTTGCGAACCTCGATGCGCACCGAAGCATAAAACTTTAAGGCATTACCACCGGTAGTGGTCTCAGGATTGCCAAACATTACACCAATTTTCATACGAATCTGATTGATGAAAATTATTGTGGTATTACTTTTACTCAAAAGGCCGGTTAATTTTCTGAGCGCTTGGCTCATCAAGCGGGCTTGCAAGCCCATATGACTGTCACCCATATCCCCATCAATTTCCGCCTGGGGAGTCAAAGCAGCAACCGAGTCAACAACTATGATGTCAACGGCTCCACTGCGAACCAAGGATTCTGCAATTTCAAGAGCTTGCTCTCCACTATCCGGCTGGCTGATCCACAACTCATCGATATTTACTCCCAACTTCTTGGCGTAACTGGGATCCATTGCATGTTCTGCATCGATAAAGGCTGCGATGCCCCCTGCTTTTTGGCTTTCGGCGATTGCATGCAGGGCCAACGTAGTTTTACCGCTGCTTTCCGGTCCATAGATCTCAATTACCCTACCCTTGGGGTATCCGCCGATACCCAGAGCCTCATCCAGCAACAATGAACCTGAGGAAATGTATCCGATATCCAAGGATTCATCGCTGTCACCCAGCTTCATCAGTGAACCCTTGCCGAATTGCTTGTCGATCTGGATTCTTGCTGCTTCCAATGCTTCTCGTTTCTGATTAAGGTCGGTAGGAAACGACGTCTCTTTGCTCTTTGCCATAGTATGCTCCTCAGGCTCTATCAGCCCTTTCCTTACAAGGAAGAGGCTGTTCGTAATTGCTTCACATCATGCTTCCAGCACAAAGGTAACCGGTCCATCATTCGTGTAGGAAACGTCCATATGTGCTCCAAAACGACCACTGGCCACTGTATATCCCATTGCCCTAAAGAGTGACAGAGCCGCTTCGTATAAGGCTTCCGCCTCTTTGGGATCTGCCGCATCATCATAGGAAGGACGATTGCCCTTGCGCAGGTTAGCCAACAACGTAAATTGGCTTACTACCAATAATTGTCCGCCCACCTCATCGAGTGCTTTATTCATCTTGCCCAGGTCATCGGAGAAAAGACGTAGCTTCACTATTTTTTGGCATAACCAGGAAAGATTTTGGTGTGTATCACTTTTCCCAAAACCCAAATATACCAACAAGCCATGCTCAATACTCCCAACCATGTGTTGGTCAACAGTAACGTGAGCATTCTTAACTCGTTGGATGACTGCTTTCATTGCCTAGCTTTGTCCCACATCGCCTGGATAAAACCAGAGCGGTCTTGTTCGCAGAAAAATGCGCTACCACAAACAGCAACATCCGCACCACGTTCGGCGATCATGTTTACCGTCGATAGGTTGACGCCACCGTCGACACTCAGGAGATACTTGTATCCCTTTTGGGTTCTGATGGATGCAAGTTCACTGATCTTTTCCAAGGTTGAGGGAATAAGGCTTTGACCGCCGAATCCTGGGTTGACTGTCATTATCAGAATTAGATCAACCATATCCAGGATGGGCAGGATTGATGTAATCGACGAGGATGGTATGAGTGAAACCCCGGCTTTGCATCCGCTGTCCTTGATCATCTGAAGCGTTCTATGCAAATGAACGGAAGCTTCTGCATGTACGGTGATATAATCGCTGCCACTCTGCGCAAAATGGGTAATATAGCGTTCTGGCTTATCCACCATGAGGTGAGTATCGAATACCAAATCAGAATGAGAGCGCAAGTCCTTGATGAACTTTGGGCCGAATGTAATATTGGGTACAAACATGCCATCCATGACATCAAGATGAACCCACTGTGCACCGCTTTTGTTAATGCTTTCAACTTCCTCGGCAGTACGGGAAAAATCAGCGGAAAGCATGCTTGGAGCTATAATCAGAGAAGTTTTTTCCATACTCCTGTTATAGCAGGTAGCCGGCTGTTTTGCAATGTCATTTATCGCAAAAATACTATATATTTGTTAATATGTTTTGGGCCTTTTTGAAAATCAATTGCTAGTTTTTTCAAAGCATGGTATAGTTAATTACGCTGATTTAAATGACAAACCCGAGCAGACTATGACCCGGTCTGCCCGGTTTCTTTTACGTCTGAGAATATGGATAAATATGTTTGGAGGAAGCCATGGGATTCCAGGAGATTGAGAACTTACTGAAAGAAGAGCAGTGGACAAGAACTACGGTGCAAACCTATACGGTCAACAGCTTTCAGACTCTAGATACGCAAATCAAAGAGTTGGATGAGGAGCAGAAAACCGAGGCGAAAAACCTATGTGACAAGCACCTCGCAGAGCGAGAGCGCAATAGTATCATTGCCATGTACCTCAGTGGTTCCATCCAATTGGAACGAAAAGGTGCTGATGACTATCTTCAGCTTCTCAATTTGATTGAGATGTTCATGGAGAATAAGAAGTGGAATGTAGTGGAAATGCTTTGCGCCAAAATCCTTAGCCGCGGTGAAAACAAGCACGCTTTACGCCTCCTTTCCTCATGCTACGAGCAGACAGGGAAAGAGGAGGAAAAATTTGCATTGTGGGAACGTTTGGTAAAGGTTGATTATGAAGAAATTGACATAGTCAGGCACCTCGCAATACACGCAAACCAGAAAGGCAACAAGGATAAGGCCGTCGGTTTTTACAAGAAGGCCGTTCATCGTCTGGTCAAACGTAAGGACGTCACGTCGGTACGTAGTCTTTTTGCATCGCTGCTTGAGCTTGATGGCGAGAATTTTGGATATTTCATGTCTGTTGCAGACCAGGTGTCCGTCATCAGCAAAAGTACTTCCATTGCTTTGTTGCGCGACCTTGAACTTGCAAACAAGGACGATATTGATCGGCAGATTGAGTGCCAGAAGAAAATGCTTCTCCTCGATCGTGAAGATACCTTTGCCAGAGAGAATCTGATCAGGAGCTACAAGTCCAAGTATAAGAATCATTCACGGTTGAAGAACTGCCTCGAAAGCAGTGCTCTGACAAGCAATTTCACCCGCGATGTGTTGCACAGTATCGAGGACTTTGAGACGAATATTGCTTTTGATAAGGGAACCTTTGTGTTCCAGAACAGCACAAACCGCATCGGAAGAATACGCTCAATTGATGAGACTGATGTAATTGTCGACTTTGCCGGTCAGAATTCCAAGGAAGGGGCCCGTCTTTCCACCGCAATGGCGTTCAAGAGTCTTCAGGCCCTTGCAAAGAGTCATATCTGGGTTCTGAAGAGTGCTCTGCCCAGAGAGAAACTGAACAAAAAAGTACAAGAGGATATTCCCTGGACGCTGAATACGCTGATGCTTAGCAACGGTGGGAAAATCAACCTCAAGGAAATGAAGAACGAACTTGTTCCTTCCATCCTTGATGCCAAGGAATGGACTCCTTGGCTCAATAAGGCAAAGAAAGAACTGATGACCAATCCCCTTTTCGATCTTTCCAATAATGAAACAGACACGTATCTGTTGCGCTCTACTCCGGTAAGTTACGAGGAGAAGCAACTCTCTGTATTCCGAGGTGAAAAGGATTTCTACGACAAGATCAAGAGTCTGAAGGATTTCATCGCAAGCAAGGGTGATGTTGAGAGTGACTTCTTCTTTGAGATGGTGAAATATTTCAGTGACATGTTCCTTGAGGAAAATGGCGCCTTCAAACCAATTGTTGTAGCCAATGATGTCACCTTCAGTTCGTTCCTTTTGCTCGAAGATCTGGTAAAGAAGCAAAATATGAACTTTGTAAACAGGCCGGAGAGTCTGACGTTTGCCATGCTCTTTGAGCGGGTTGAAAACGTTGAGTCATGCTTCGCTGCAATTAAGGATCCTGAGCTTAAGAAGAGTTTCATCGACCATGTAGTAGATGAGATTGCCAACTGGCCGAAGGTTCTGAGCCAATTGTTCCCCTTCTATCTTACCGGATATATTCCCGACATTTTCCGACAGAACAAGAAGACGACTGAGTTTGTGAAG contains the following coding sequences:
- a CDS encoding tetratricopeptide repeat protein — its product is MSKNKKDSAEITLTEKIEGSLNSFLARNKKIAIIVLAVVVIGLVVLGIVTSVNQKTLQTQFNSIDLLETSYSELLTMGSEDEGYQAKYDELVAGLNDLASKGKNYPSLKAQYLVGMVAFEKEEYQKALDSFVSTYTNAGKIYLASLALNNAAVSAEELGNDSLALEYYTKVIDEFGLTAAEAPKALFGQARLQEKSGNTDLAKATFQQLADQFPTSEFAKIATNRLALL
- a CDS encoding 30S ribosomal protein S1; translation: MAEEQEMDEKKTKMQDMLQEEYLKSLDGIEDGQLVAGTVVQVNNEYVFVDVGYKSEGRISRDEFASIPEVGEEVKVVIINKEGKGGQIVVSKKRADFKERTDELKAASENRSPILGKFEKVIKGGFEVDLGGEYKGFCPLSKADVVRVEEPETLIGVTDYFIIDKFHGGTKLKSVVNRREYLDQKIKENKEKFFSTVQIGDVVEGVVKSFTSFGAFIDLGGFDGLLHINDMSWGHVTRPKDFVKKGQVVQLRLINIDPETQKINLSLKHMQEDPWTTFEQKYNVGDTIKAPVTKITTFGAFIEIEPGIEGLAHISELSWTKRVNNPKEVLDVGDVVEAKVLGYDLDKKRVSLGLKQLEENPWDTIVDRYPVGMTLSKPVVKITNSGAFVNLEEGIDGFLHIDDISWTKKVKNMASFCAEGDVIEVVVIRVEPENRRIRLGVKQLEGNPWQTLRHDYPKFSTISGVITNVTDFGVFVKVIGDIEGLISKYNLVGPDEEYTDEILKKFVVGEPITAMVVECNPTTQKLSLSVKEMVKRSQQSEIAKYIHEDNDSDTFSLADMMRYKDEDREDN
- the cmk gene encoding (d)CMP kinase, which codes for MVVAIDGPAGVGKSTIAKMIAQECNFYYLNSGSFYRAYTYLHVQEGKDPMDFPSVLQTAKHYVLTVDEGHICVDGKNIEDQLHTRDVDRYVAKVSAYPPLREFVNEQLRRISKDIDVVVEGRDITTVVFPDAELKCYFDAKPEVRAERRYKQHPEGQDYESVLREIIERDHIDRTKPVGALQVAQGALYIDTSYLTMGQVCEKVLSAIFTLKGE
- a CDS encoding pseudouridine synthase → MKLEYPIRLQAYMAKSGCGSRRFCETLITAGRVTINTKRVTELGTKVNEEDVVMVDDQLIEPADRTYYYALYKPRGYVCTNYDPNEKLYARDLIDIADKNLLFHIGRLDKESSGLILYTNDGDVAQKIMHPSREIEKEYLVSCSTEVRREDLEEALKGIYIDIPQPYRIKRFEILSKKWVRIILTEGKNREIRKIFSYYGYDVKQLVRMRIGCIELGEMQPGQYRALFSSEIEAMLKGETEPVKKRKVTW
- the scpB gene encoding SMC-Scp complex subunit ScpB → MDKKRQAGNEMLQQGPLLSTEARLVEVILFLENEPVSLEKLMKMTSFSQETATAALSEVKEHYALFLHGLDLVESQGSYHFLPSSDLHDNLRSCYGKRVDRRLSRAALETLSIVAYSQPITRREIDNIRGVASDTIIRLLREREYIKVVGRKDVPGHPCLYGTSRKFLFEFNLSSISALPKLSDIDRLRFETETTQETEEV
- a CDS encoding segregation and condensation protein A, producing MITVQNQENEKEIQGSGKTFHTPIFDGPLDLLLFLIQKSEINIYDIPISDITEQFLAYIKNEKFTELADLTQFYKMAADLLYIKSRMLLPVDLEFDEEYQDPRQELVERLLEYQKFRKYTELLTNTSGSSELFISRKSSQFRLPFGDEELFSEVSLQDLLATFSRLMTTITPNKVFNVYESVTVNEKIALMQELFETKEYISIEDIIIHLDVALHIICSFMAILDACKLRMIMLVQTEPFGPILIRRRDEAFALDYDQLYDGDADQELEVLTDLPITEEEELEFFAEDSQQDADSSCTTTDDGRVFLYDDESEVEQINLDDEE
- the recA gene encoding recombinase RecA, with product MAKSKETSFPTDLNQKREALEAARIQIDKQFGKGSLMKLGDSDESLDIGYISSGSLLLDEALGIGGYPKGRVIEIYGPESSGKTTLALHAIAESQKAGGIAAFIDAEHAMDPSYAKKLGVNIDELWISQPDSGEQALEIAESLVRSGAVDIIVVDSVAALTPQAEIDGDMGDSHMGLQARLMSQALRKLTGLLSKSNTTIIFINQIRMKIGVMFGNPETTTGGNALKFYASVRIEVRKIESLSKGADDIIGNRVRIKVVKNKVSPPFKKVELDLLFGEGISYVASVLDAALKYEMLEKSGSWYSFNGEKIGQGRDKTLDFLKDNPDVVADLDVKLRALMFPKKVRESKKDREAKKEAAALE
- the dtd gene encoding D-aminoacyl-tRNA deacylase encodes the protein MKAVIQRVKNAHVTVDQHMVGSIEHGLLVYLGFGKSDTHQNLSWLCQKIVKLRLFSDDLGKMNKALDEVGGQLLVVSQFTLLANLRKGNRPSYDDAADPKEAEALYEAALSLFRAMGYTVASGRFGAHMDVSYTNDGPVTFVLEA
- the rpe gene encoding ribulose-phosphate 3-epimerase; protein product: MEKTSLIIAPSMLSADFSRTAEEVESINKSGAQWVHLDVMDGMFVPNITFGPKFIKDLRSHSDLVFDTHLMVDKPERYITHFAQSGSDYITVHAEASVHLHRTLQMIKDSGCKAGVSLIPSSSITSILPILDMVDLILIMTVNPGFGGQSLIPSTLEKISELASIRTQKGYKYLLSVDGGVNLSTVNMIAERGADVAVCGSAFFCEQDRSGFIQAMWDKARQ
- the greA gene encoding transcription elongation factor GreA — translated: MGFQEIENLLKEEQWTRTTVQTYTVNSFQTLDTQIKELDEEQKTEAKNLCDKHLAERERNSIIAMYLSGSIQLERKGADDYLQLLNLIEMFMENKKWNVVEMLCAKILSRGENKHALRLLSSCYEQTGKEEEKFALWERLVKVDYEEIDIVRHLAIHANQKGNKDKAVGFYKKAVHRLVKRKDVTSVRSLFASLLELDGENFGYFMSVADQVSVISKSTSIALLRDLELANKDDIDRQIECQKKMLLLDREDTFARENLIRSYKSKYKNHSRLKNCLESSALTSNFTRDVLHSIEDFETNIAFDKGTFVFQNSTNRIGRIRSIDETDVIVDFAGQNSKEGARLSTAMAFKSLQALAKSHIWVLKSALPREKLNKKVQEDIPWTLNTLMLSNGGKINLKEMKNELVPSILDAKEWTPWLNKAKKELMTNPLFDLSNNETDTYLLRSTPVSYEEKQLSVFRGEKDFYDKIKSLKDFIASKGDVESDFFFEMVKYFSDMFLEENGAFKPIVVANDVTFSSFLLLEDLVKKQNMNFVNRPESLTFAMLFERVENVESCFAAIKDPELKKSFIDHVVDEIANWPKVLSQLFPFYLTGYIPDIFRQNKKTTEFVKVYKDVAENFKEKGNTLLYLLKNGDPKLWIKSGISEEQLLFTKLQLLDYTNRCIDNKKEVQENRKNAKTLMGLLFDEKDIFKYIEDGKEENAQKIYSLVANVFDLPGGKKIEIKHAISEKYPSFRFFDEVVPIDKESVVPTGLFCTAASLEAKKKELEYIQHVELPEVAREIGTAREMGDLRENSEYKYGKEKQNLLNNTLRRLAEEIDRATVISKDKVDTTKIGFGTKVVLVDHTKGSEVVYTIMGPWESNPDENIINLSAPFGRALLNHEIGERFTFVLNDQPYDFTVKELTVLDF